The following are encoded in a window of Mycobacteroides chelonae CCUG 47445 genomic DNA:
- a CDS encoding LysR family transcriptional regulator — MDVRRLRILREFADRGTVGEVADAMRLTPSAVSQQLKVLAREAGVPLLRQDGRGIALTEAGRALVLRADEVIAAVDRAADEMVTYREGTQPIVRIASFPSGGSLLLPRLVAAVAGEVDVRPADEDVTYSEAPGLLTEYDIVVTHRDERAAVLSSARVWSMTLMREPIDLLVHKNHPLAGRGSVTPSELADETWISVPEGFPVDDVLVSLGVSAGIRPRVRFRFKDFQIVEDMVAHGHGIALMPRYVSRSPRVARLVIREVRAGRLYEVLVRPGAQHRPAIAAAIRGLQDAAAVLESG, encoded by the coding sequence ATGGATGTGCGCCGCCTGCGGATTCTCCGAGAATTTGCCGATCGTGGCACGGTCGGTGAGGTGGCGGACGCGATGAGGCTCACCCCCTCGGCGGTATCGCAGCAATTGAAGGTCTTGGCGCGGGAGGCTGGTGTGCCACTGTTGCGGCAGGACGGGCGGGGTATCGCACTGACAGAGGCAGGCCGCGCGCTGGTACTGCGGGCCGACGAGGTGATTGCCGCTGTCGATCGCGCAGCCGACGAGATGGTGACGTATCGGGAGGGGACACAGCCGATCGTGCGGATCGCGTCGTTCCCGTCCGGTGGGAGCCTGCTGCTGCCCAGACTGGTCGCCGCGGTGGCCGGTGAGGTCGATGTGCGTCCGGCAGACGAGGATGTGACGTACAGCGAGGCTCCCGGGCTGTTGACCGAGTACGACATCGTCGTCACCCACCGTGACGAGCGAGCCGCCGTGTTGAGCTCTGCACGGGTGTGGTCGATGACGCTGATGCGTGAGCCCATCGATCTGCTGGTGCACAAGAATCATCCGCTGGCGGGGCGAGGATCGGTGACTCCGTCCGAGTTGGCCGACGAGACCTGGATCAGTGTCCCGGAGGGTTTTCCGGTGGACGATGTACTGGTCTCACTCGGGGTTTCGGCGGGTATTCGCCCCCGAGTCCGGTTCCGGTTCAAGGATTTCCAGATTGTCGAGGATATGGTGGCGCACGGTCATGGCATCGCGTTGATGCCGCGATACGTGAGCCGGAGTCCGCGGGTGGCACGTCTGGTCATCCGCGAGGTCCGGGCGGGACGGCTCTACGAGGTGCTGGTCCGTCCCGGTGCCCAGCATCGGCCGGCGATTGCCGCGGCGATCCGCGGTCTGCAGGACGCGGCGGCGGTACTGGAGTCGGGATAG
- the purD gene encoding phosphoribosylamine--glycine ligase — protein MRVLVLGSGGREHALLIALKRDPHVDYLAVAPGNAGTSAVAEQHAVDIGSGAEVAALAAKLNIDLVVIGPEVPLVLGVGDAVRAAGIACFGPSAAAARIEGSKAFAKDVMTAAGVRTARSEIVDNPAHLDAALDRFASEPAWVVKDDGLAAGKGVVVTDDRAAARAHAAGLLDDGHPVLLESFLDGPEVSLLCIVDGETVVPLLPAQDHKRVGDGDTGPNTGGMGAYSPLPWLPDETVTEIVDTVLKPVAAELVKRGSRFSGVLYAGLAITSNGPSVVEFNCRFGDPETQAVLALLESPLGQLLNAAATGTLPDFGPLRWQDGSAVTVVLAAENYPLRPRTGDVITGSEAEGVLHAGTARREDGAVVSSGGRVLSVVGTGKDLQAARADAYAKIEAIRLPGSHFRSDIGLAAAEGRISL, from the coding sequence TTGCGTGTCTTGGTTCTTGGGTCCGGTGGCCGTGAACACGCTTTATTGATCGCCCTGAAGCGTGACCCGCACGTGGACTACCTGGCGGTAGCCCCGGGCAATGCGGGGACCTCAGCGGTGGCCGAGCAGCATGCCGTCGACATCGGCTCCGGTGCCGAGGTCGCGGCGTTGGCTGCCAAGCTCAACATCGACCTCGTGGTGATCGGCCCCGAGGTGCCCTTGGTGCTGGGCGTGGGTGACGCTGTTCGCGCGGCGGGTATCGCGTGCTTCGGCCCCTCGGCGGCCGCCGCTCGCATCGAGGGCTCCAAGGCCTTCGCCAAAGACGTCATGACCGCCGCGGGCGTGCGCACTGCGCGTAGTGAGATCGTCGACAACCCAGCGCATCTGGACGCCGCGCTGGACCGATTCGCGAGTGAGCCGGCCTGGGTGGTCAAGGATGACGGACTGGCCGCGGGTAAGGGTGTGGTGGTCACCGACGATCGCGCCGCCGCTCGCGCCCACGCTGCCGGCCTGCTCGACGACGGGCATCCGGTGCTGCTGGAGTCCTTCCTGGACGGGCCCGAGGTTTCGCTGCTGTGCATCGTCGACGGCGAGACGGTGGTGCCGCTGCTGCCCGCGCAAGACCACAAACGGGTCGGCGACGGAGACACCGGTCCGAACACCGGCGGCATGGGCGCCTACAGTCCGCTGCCCTGGCTGCCCGATGAGACCGTCACCGAAATTGTTGACACCGTCCTCAAACCCGTTGCCGCTGAACTTGTTAAGCGGGGCAGCCGGTTCTCTGGCGTACTGTACGCAGGCTTGGCAATCACCTCGAACGGCCCCTCGGTCGTCGAATTCAATTGCCGCTTCGGCGATCCCGAGACCCAGGCGGTGTTGGCGCTACTGGAATCACCGCTGGGGCAGCTGCTGAATGCCGCCGCGACCGGGACCCTGCCAGACTTCGGCCCGCTGCGCTGGCAGGACGGCAGTGCCGTGACCGTCGTGCTGGCTGCCGAGAACTATCCGCTGCGTCCGCGCACCGGCGATGTCATCACCGGCTCGGAGGCCGAGGGTGTCTTGCATGCCGGGACGGCCCGGCGGGAGGACGGCGCGGTCGTGTCCTCGGGCGGACGAGTGCTCTCCGTCGTCGGCACCGGCAAGGACCTGCAGGCCGCACGTGCCGACGCCTACGCGAAGATCGAGGCAATTCGCCTGCCCGGCAGTCATTTCCGTAGTGACATCGGATTAGCTGCCGCCGAAGGGCGTATTAGCCTCTAG
- a CDS encoding TetR/AcrR family transcriptional regulator produces MSPTQAERRESTIAKLLDSGIGTIAELGYSRASVQRIAKRAGLSYGALFRHFPTVGEFMAAVARETLRRQLATVRAQFDEAGDRLTEFEDVMAVMRSLKEEPINAVLYELMVAARTDTQLRETLQVAVAEYGAQMVTLARSVPGTDRLSDTELVTLVFMITDMFDGEALVKTLRPYPELVAGRDELLAKLLRGYRPDA; encoded by the coding sequence GTGAGTCCCACCCAGGCCGAGCGCCGTGAATCCACGATCGCGAAGCTGCTCGATTCCGGTATTGGAACCATCGCTGAGCTGGGATATTCGCGTGCCTCCGTGCAGCGGATCGCGAAGCGGGCCGGGCTTTCCTACGGGGCGCTGTTCCGGCATTTTCCGACCGTCGGTGAGTTCATGGCCGCGGTGGCGCGCGAGACGTTGCGTCGCCAGCTGGCCACCGTGCGCGCACAGTTCGACGAGGCGGGCGATCGCCTCACCGAGTTCGAGGACGTAATGGCGGTGATGCGCTCGCTCAAGGAGGAGCCCATCAACGCCGTGCTCTACGAACTCATGGTTGCCGCGCGCACCGACACGCAGCTACGGGAGACCTTGCAGGTCGCGGTCGCCGAGTACGGCGCTCAGATGGTCACGCTGGCGCGCTCGGTGCCGGGAACCGACCGGTTGTCCGACACGGAGCTGGTGACGTTGGTCTTCATGATCACCGACATGTTCGATGGGGAAGCACTGGTGAAGACGCTGCGTCCCTATCCGGAGCTCGTCGCGGGCAGGGACGAGTTGCTCGCCAAGCTACTGCGGGGATACCGCCCGGATGCATAG
- a CDS encoding N-acyl-D-amino-acid deacylase family protein, which yields MSDYDLIIRDGLWFDGTNSEPRRANLGIKEGRVATVSTAELDETDCPEVIDAGGKWVLPGFVDMHTHYDAEVLLNPGLDESVRHGVTTIVLGCCSMSTVYAKPDDAADLFSRVEAVPRKHVIGALNEFQDWTDPESYVKKIDALPLGPNVTSFLGHSDLRTAVMGLGRATNNWSFPTRTELDRMADMLEKALDAGMLGMSGMDAPIDKLDGDRYRSRALPSTYAWWHERWRLINVLRKRDRILQSAPNINNPATAVLFFLSTGTRFFKRRKAVPVSLLVAADSKSIKGANVFFSAAARIGNKIFKSNVKFQHLPVPFTLYSDGIDLPVFEEFGAGTAALHIKEQLERNKLMADKEYRRKFRREFAIKKHKPGLWHKDFHDAVIVECPDASLIGKTFGQIGDERGIEGLDAFLDVLVENGEKNVRWTTTVGNHRPKVLDEMAKDPNFQMGFSDAGAHLRNMAFYNFHLRFLKRMNDAQKAGKPVLSLGHTVHRLTGELADWFGLDAGHLREGDRADFVIIDPEKLDGSVNAYNEAQAPFFDNLSRMVNRNDETVIATAVGGKVVFRLGEFIEGYGHDLQTGRYLKAGEKLAVR from the coding sequence ATGAGCGACTACGACCTGATCATTCGCGATGGCCTCTGGTTCGACGGCACCAATTCCGAACCCCGTAGGGCCAACCTCGGCATCAAGGAGGGGCGGGTTGCCACCGTCTCCACCGCGGAGCTCGACGAGACCGATTGCCCCGAGGTGATCGATGCCGGCGGCAAGTGGGTGCTGCCGGGGTTCGTCGATATGCACACCCACTACGACGCCGAGGTGCTGCTCAACCCCGGCCTCGACGAGTCGGTGCGCCACGGCGTCACCACCATCGTGCTGGGCTGCTGTTCCATGTCGACCGTCTATGCCAAGCCCGACGACGCCGCCGACCTATTCAGCCGTGTGGAGGCAGTGCCTCGCAAGCATGTGATCGGCGCGCTCAACGAGTTCCAGGACTGGACCGATCCGGAAAGCTACGTCAAGAAGATCGACGCGCTGCCGCTCGGCCCCAATGTGACCTCGTTCCTTGGGCATTCGGATCTGCGCACCGCCGTCATGGGACTGGGCCGCGCCACCAACAACTGGTCCTTCCCCACCCGCACGGAACTCGACCGGATGGCTGACATGCTCGAGAAGGCACTCGATGCCGGCATGCTGGGGATGTCGGGCATGGACGCCCCGATCGACAAGCTCGATGGGGACCGCTACCGCTCGCGCGCGCTGCCATCCACCTACGCATGGTGGCATGAGCGGTGGCGCCTCATCAACGTGCTGCGCAAGCGCGATCGCATCCTGCAGAGCGCCCCGAACATCAACAACCCGGCCACCGCGGTGCTGTTCTTCCTGTCCACGGGAACACGTTTCTTCAAGCGCCGCAAGGCTGTTCCTGTCAGCCTGCTGGTCGCGGCCGACTCCAAGAGCATCAAGGGCGCCAACGTGTTCTTCAGCGCCGCAGCCCGAATCGGCAACAAGATCTTCAAGTCCAACGTCAAGTTCCAGCACCTGCCCGTGCCGTTCACGCTGTACTCCGACGGCATCGATCTGCCGGTGTTCGAGGAGTTCGGTGCGGGCACCGCCGCCCTGCACATCAAGGAGCAGCTCGAGCGCAACAAACTGATGGCAGATAAGGAGTATCGCCGCAAATTCCGACGCGAGTTCGCCATCAAGAAGCACAAGCCGGGCCTGTGGCACAAGGACTTCCACGACGCCGTCATCGTGGAATGCCCCGATGCCTCGCTGATCGGCAAGACCTTCGGTCAGATCGGTGACGAGCGCGGAATCGAAGGACTGGATGCCTTCCTGGACGTCCTGGTCGAGAACGGCGAGAAGAACGTCCGCTGGACGACGACCGTCGGCAACCACCGCCCCAAGGTGCTCGACGAGATGGCCAAGGACCCCAACTTCCAGATGGGCTTCTCCGATGCCGGTGCGCACCTGCGCAATATGGCGTTCTACAACTTCCACCTGCGCTTCCTCAAGCGCATGAACGACGCCCAGAAGGCCGGGAAACCCGTCTTGTCCCTTGGCCACACCGTGCATCGACTCACCGGCGAACTGGCCGACTGGTTCGGGCTCGACGCCGGGCACCTGCGCGAGGGCGACCGTGCCGATTTCGTCATCATCGATCCGGAGAAGCTGGACGGCAGCGTCAATGCCTACAACGAGGCGCAGGCTCCGTTCTTCGACAACCTGTCTCGCATGGTGAACCGCAATGACGAGACCGTCATTGCCACCGCGGTCGGCGGCAAGGTGGTGTTCCGTCTCGGTGAGTTCATCGAAGGCTACGGGCACGATCTGCAGACCGGCCGGTACCTGAAGGCCGGTGAGAAACTCGCGGTCCGATGA
- a CDS encoding metal-dependent hydrolase, with translation MATDRFAPEEVALRPRNVHFEWGASPLHWIPGDPYASHVVTALNLFLPVAERWFSALLSDALEYVRDERLREEIVGFIGQEAVHAKTHDEVLVDYVRRHGIDPVPFTRQLEWVVAQYGHRSARANRTNRRKALASGTHALCAAEHYTGVLGHWALNNSWGEMNADPMLCDLYRWHGAEEVEHRHVSYNVAKYFGMDYLAQVVSGVMVSVVFFVMLLRGTRFLVHEDPALPNIGYIRLLWKLRASGRRGAVPSAGYMARSGLRLLKRDYSPVDEGSTAQAIAYLATSPAARFLHD, from the coding sequence ATGGCGACCGATAGGTTTGCTCCCGAGGAAGTGGCGCTGCGCCCACGAAATGTCCATTTTGAGTGGGGGGCGTCGCCGCTGCACTGGATTCCTGGCGATCCGTACGCATCGCATGTGGTGACGGCGCTCAATTTGTTCTTGCCGGTGGCTGAGCGCTGGTTCAGCGCGTTGTTATCCGATGCGCTGGAATACGTGCGAGACGAGCGCCTGCGCGAGGAGATTGTCGGCTTTATCGGGCAGGAAGCCGTGCATGCGAAGACCCACGATGAAGTCTTGGTCGACTATGTGCGCCGACATGGGATCGATCCGGTGCCGTTCACCCGTCAGCTGGAGTGGGTCGTGGCCCAATACGGCCATCGTTCCGCACGGGCGAACAGGACGAACCGGCGTAAGGCGCTGGCCTCGGGAACCCACGCACTATGTGCCGCAGAGCATTACACCGGTGTGCTGGGCCATTGGGCACTGAACAATTCATGGGGCGAGATGAACGCCGACCCGATGTTGTGCGACCTGTACCGGTGGCATGGAGCCGAAGAAGTGGAACACCGGCACGTCTCGTACAACGTGGCGAAGTACTTCGGCATGGACTATCTGGCCCAAGTCGTGTCGGGGGTCATGGTCAGCGTTGTCTTCTTCGTCATGCTGCTGCGCGGCACCAGGTTCCTTGTCCACGAAGATCCGGCGTTGCCCAATATCGGCTATATCCGGCTTTTGTGGAAGCTGCGCGCCTCCGGGCGACGGGGTGCGGTGCCCTCGGCCGGATACATGGCCCGCAGCGGACTCCGGCTGCTCAAACGTGACTACAGCCCGGTGGATGAGGGCAGCACCGCGCAGGCGATCGCCTATCTGGCCACGTCCCCGGCGGCACGCTTTCTCCATGACTAA
- a CDS encoding alpha/beta hydrolase — MTEMSRRRLLQMGAALGAGAALLPTLAAPARAAADVTSGSFISEARRGTPTGWKVARPPGVDWPVRPVIMLHGRDENADRTIYWGYERMLGDLVAAGAPPFAVAAIDGGNSYWHPHQNGDDPGAMIIDEFLPMLAEQEGLDVSRVAFMGWSAGGYGALLNSARLGGPRTAAVAAVSPSIWLSYPEATADAFDNEENWEENSVFGRPQLNGLPVWVSSGFDDRFYTASKVFAEQLAAPPAGDFGPGAHEGGYWLSQVPLALGWIAPILAA; from the coding sequence GTGACCGAAATGAGCCGACGTCGCCTGTTGCAGATGGGTGCCGCGCTCGGGGCCGGTGCTGCGCTTCTTCCGACGCTCGCGGCGCCCGCACGGGCCGCGGCCGATGTCACCAGCGGGTCCTTCATCTCCGAGGCCCGCAGAGGCACTCCCACCGGATGGAAGGTAGCCAGGCCACCAGGAGTCGACTGGCCCGTGCGTCCGGTGATCATGTTGCACGGTCGCGACGAGAACGCCGATCGGACCATCTACTGGGGATATGAGCGGATGCTCGGGGATCTGGTCGCCGCGGGGGCGCCGCCCTTCGCGGTCGCCGCGATCGACGGGGGCAACAGCTACTGGCATCCGCATCAGAACGGCGACGACCCCGGAGCGATGATCATCGACGAGTTCCTGCCGATGCTCGCCGAGCAGGAGGGCCTCGACGTCTCCCGGGTGGCCTTCATGGGCTGGTCCGCCGGCGGCTACGGTGCGCTGCTCAACAGCGCCCGTCTGGGCGGACCCCGAACCGCAGCCGTCGCCGCGGTGTCCCCGTCGATATGGCTGTCCTATCCCGAGGCCACCGCTGACGCCTTTGACAACGAGGAGAACTGGGAAGAGAACTCGGTTTTCGGTCGGCCCCAGCTCAACGGGCTACCGGTGTGGGTGTCGTCCGGCTTCGACGACAGGTTCTACACGGCCAGTAAGGTTTTCGCCGAGCAGCTGGCGGCGCCCCCGGCCGGAGATTTCGGTCCGGGCGCGCACGAGGGTGGGTACTGGCTGTCGCAGGTCCCCCTCGCACTGGGTTGGATCGCACCGATCCTGGCCGCCTAG
- a CDS encoding EamA family transporter has protein sequence MTTRHRLLGLTVAVLWGLNFVAIHAGLEHFPPIFFAGLRFAVLAIPVILFVPLPRVPLRWFLLYGIGFGTVQFAFLFLAMANGMPTGLASLVLQASAPFTVILGVLLLGERMSRLQVAGITLAVGGMALIAADRAVHGASAAVMPVILTLLGALGWAFGNIASRKAMAGNNDPRTPVRLTLWMSVVPPIPLFALSAFTEGPVAGWHSLTSIGERSGLIALGGLAYIVLLATIVGLGLWTYLMGRYPASRVAPFSLLVPVVGITASWLALGERPTAMELLGAAVVITGCLIGMTARPAATAAADTSDAHHPVPLELSATCVARTAH, from the coding sequence ATGACAACCCGGCACCGTCTCCTCGGACTGACAGTTGCAGTGTTGTGGGGCCTGAACTTTGTGGCGATCCACGCTGGGCTCGAGCATTTCCCACCGATCTTCTTCGCCGGACTGCGGTTCGCGGTCCTGGCGATCCCTGTGATCCTGTTCGTGCCACTGCCGCGCGTGCCGTTGCGATGGTTCCTGCTGTACGGGATCGGGTTCGGCACCGTCCAGTTCGCGTTCCTATTCCTGGCCATGGCGAACGGGATGCCAACAGGGCTGGCATCCCTGGTGTTGCAGGCCTCGGCGCCGTTCACGGTGATCCTCGGCGTGCTGCTACTCGGCGAACGGATGTCACGTCTGCAGGTCGCTGGGATCACCCTCGCGGTCGGCGGCATGGCTCTCATCGCCGCCGACCGGGCCGTGCATGGAGCCTCTGCCGCCGTGATGCCGGTAATCCTGACGCTGCTCGGCGCCCTCGGCTGGGCGTTCGGCAACATCGCGAGCCGAAAGGCCATGGCAGGCAACAACGATCCGCGTACCCCCGTGCGACTCACCCTGTGGATGTCGGTGGTACCGCCGATTCCGCTGTTCGCGCTCTCGGCGTTCACCGAAGGGCCCGTCGCCGGATGGCACTCACTGACATCGATCGGCGAGCGCAGTGGGCTCATCGCCCTCGGCGGCCTGGCCTACATCGTGCTACTGGCCACCATCGTCGGCCTGGGCCTATGGACGTACCTGATGGGCCGCTACCCCGCGAGCCGAGTCGCACCGTTCTCGCTACTGGTTCCGGTGGTGGGTATCACCGCTTCGTGGCTGGCCCTCGGCGAGCGGCCCACCGCGATGGAGCTGCTCGGGGCGGCGGTGGTGATCACCGGATGCCTGATCGGCATGACCGCGCGCCCCGCCGCCACGGCGGCTGCCGATACGAGCGACGCGCACCACCCCGTGCCCCTCGAACTGTCCGCGACCTGTGTCGCGCGAACGGCCCACTAA
- a CDS encoding alpha/beta fold hydrolase translates to MSAATRLSTFTNDGLTFDVIDEGPLDGPVIVALHGFPERADSWSGVIPILTAAGFRVLAPDQRGYSPGARPKGIRNYTLDKLAGDILALADQAEVPKFHVLGHDWGAAVAWELAGQHADRVITASILSVPHPRAFLAALPRGQILKSWYMLFFQIPWLPERQTTRNGLLVRKLARDMRISDAKIQETLELAREPGAATATINWYRAMRYAKPSGPGQVQIPTLYVWSTDDAALGRRAAQNTAKYVDGPYRFEVFDGVSHWIAAERPSETAALVLEHIKAHTNRAAGL, encoded by the coding sequence ATGAGCGCGGCGACACGCCTGTCGACGTTCACCAATGACGGGCTGACCTTCGACGTCATCGACGAGGGCCCGCTCGACGGACCGGTGATCGTTGCTCTGCACGGTTTTCCCGAGCGCGCAGACAGCTGGAGCGGTGTAATCCCGATCCTCACCGCCGCCGGGTTTCGGGTGTTGGCCCCGGACCAGCGGGGCTACTCCCCCGGTGCCCGCCCTAAAGGCATACGGAATTACACACTCGACAAGCTAGCCGGCGACATCCTGGCACTTGCCGATCAGGCCGAAGTACCGAAATTCCATGTGCTGGGACATGACTGGGGCGCTGCGGTCGCCTGGGAACTAGCCGGGCAGCATGCCGACCGCGTGATCACCGCATCGATTCTGTCGGTGCCACACCCGCGGGCGTTTCTCGCCGCGTTGCCGCGCGGGCAGATTCTGAAGTCGTGGTACATGCTCTTCTTCCAGATTCCCTGGCTGCCGGAACGACAGACCACAAGGAACGGCCTACTCGTGCGCAAGTTGGCACGAGATATGAGGATCAGCGACGCCAAGATCCAGGAAACACTCGAATTGGCACGCGAGCCTGGCGCCGCCACCGCGACTATCAATTGGTACCGCGCTATGCGGTATGCCAAGCCGTCCGGTCCTGGGCAAGTCCAGATCCCCACCTTGTATGTGTGGAGCACCGACGATGCGGCACTGGGCCGCAGGGCCGCCCAAAACACCGCCAAATACGTCGACGGGCCCTATCGGTTCGAGGTGTTCGATGGTGTCTCCCACTGGATCGCAGCGGAACGGCCAAGCGAAACTGCGGCTTTAGTGCTGGAACACATTAAGGCGCATACAAATCGGGCCGCGGGGCTATAG
- a CDS encoding alpha/beta hydrolase: protein MRDLSRRSLFALGAATGAGAALAGLGAFPAHADGAIAAGSFVSAARGGVRTEWRIARPPGVTGPIRPIIALHGKGQTAAGVMEGGVENMLAQAVTAGAKPFALVSVDGGGGYWHKRSSGEDSGAMVLGEFIPLLAEQGLDTSRVAFLGWSMGGYGAMLLGSRLGAGRTAAITAVSPALWTSSGAAAPGAFDGPEDYAANSVWGLAALNSIPLRIDCGDSDPFYSATKQFIAQLPTPPAGGFSPGGHDGSFWSSQIGAELAWMSPLLTA, encoded by the coding sequence ATGCGTGATCTGTCTCGACGCTCCCTGTTCGCACTCGGCGCGGCAACCGGCGCCGGCGCCGCCCTGGCCGGTCTGGGGGCTTTCCCTGCCCATGCCGACGGCGCCATTGCCGCGGGTTCCTTCGTCTCGGCGGCGCGCGGTGGTGTGCGTACCGAATGGCGTATCGCCCGGCCACCCGGGGTAACCGGCCCCATCCGGCCCATCATCGCGCTGCACGGCAAGGGCCAGACCGCCGCCGGAGTCATGGAGGGCGGCGTGGAGAACATGCTGGCGCAGGCCGTCACGGCGGGTGCCAAGCCCTTCGCTCTGGTCAGCGTCGACGGTGGCGGCGGCTACTGGCACAAGCGGTCCTCGGGTGAAGACTCCGGCGCGATGGTGCTGGGTGAATTCATCCCACTGCTGGCCGAACAGGGACTGGACACCTCCCGCGTCGCATTTCTGGGCTGGTCGATGGGCGGATACGGCGCCATGCTGCTGGGCTCACGCCTGGGCGCCGGCCGAACCGCCGCCATCACCGCCGTCAGCCCGGCGCTGTGGACGTCCTCCGGTGCCGCCGCACCCGGCGCCTTCGACGGTCCCGAGGACTACGCCGCCAACTCGGTATGGGGGTTGGCCGCGCTGAACTCCATTCCGCTGCGCATCGACTGCGGTGACAGCGATCCGTTCTACAGCGCCACCAAGCAGTTCATCGCCCAGCTGCCGACACCGCCTGCGGGCGGCTTCAGCCCCGGCGGTCACGATGGCTCGTTCTGGAGCTCGCAGATCGGCGCCGAACTGGCGTGGATGTCGCCGCTGCTCACCGCGTAG
- a CDS encoding PDR/VanB family oxidoreductase: protein MTKGRLSRFATGLLKPYTGEPPPGLYRDTRPDALIRIAGAAVPHFVSLVMRLGGDRELPELPCVTNRRTVRVADRRVLAGDSDVVQLTLVSDDDEPLPSWHPGAHIDVHLPSGRTRQYSLCGDPLQPGEYRIAVRRIEDGCGGSVEVHGLAAGHRIDISDPRNAFMLALPGVSSRARSLHFIAGGIGITPILPMVRVAEQLGVPWTLCYTGRHRGSLPFVEELLAFGDKVRVRTDDQGGLPCAGELLDGSDERTAVYVCGPPSMAQSVSREIPLGVELHTERFSPLPVADGMAFEVELARSGDILAVAPQQTVLAALRVARPDIGYSCQQGFCGTCIQRVLSGEVEHRDETLTEQQRAAGHMLVCVSRATSAGARIVVDL, encoded by the coding sequence ATGACTAAGGGCCGATTGTCACGGTTCGCAACAGGTTTACTCAAGCCGTACACGGGCGAGCCGCCCCCTGGGCTCTACCGGGACACCCGCCCCGACGCCCTGATCCGTATAGCGGGTGCGGCAGTTCCGCACTTTGTGTCGTTGGTGATGCGTCTCGGTGGCGATCGTGAACTGCCCGAGCTTCCGTGCGTCACAAACCGGCGAACAGTACGAGTGGCGGATCGTAGGGTGCTCGCCGGTGATTCGGATGTTGTGCAGCTGACGCTTGTATCCGATGATGACGAACCGTTGCCAAGTTGGCATCCGGGGGCGCACATCGACGTCCACCTGCCGTCGGGGCGAACGCGCCAGTACTCCCTATGTGGTGATCCGCTGCAACCGGGCGAGTATCGAATCGCAGTGCGCCGCATCGAGGATGGATGCGGTGGGTCCGTGGAGGTGCACGGGTTGGCCGCAGGTCATCGAATTGATATCAGCGATCCCCGCAATGCCTTCATGCTGGCGTTGCCCGGCGTGTCCTCGCGTGCAAGGAGTCTGCACTTCATCGCCGGGGGTATCGGCATCACACCGATCTTGCCGATGGTCCGGGTAGCCGAGCAGCTGGGTGTGCCCTGGACCTTGTGTTACACCGGTCGGCATCGGGGCAGCCTGCCGTTCGTGGAGGAATTGCTTGCGTTCGGAGACAAGGTGCGGGTGCGCACCGACGATCAGGGCGGATTGCCCTGTGCCGGTGAGCTTCTCGACGGTTCCGATGAACGAACTGCTGTCTATGTGTGCGGTCCGCCATCGATGGCGCAGTCGGTGAGTCGAGAAATCCCGCTGGGCGTCGAGTTGCACACCGAGCGATTCTCGCCGCTACCTGTCGCTGACGGTATGGCGTTCGAGGTGGAGTTGGCACGTTCCGGAGACATACTGGCCGTCGCGCCGCAGCAGACTGTGCTGGCCGCGTTGCGGGTCGCACGGCCTGACATCGGGTATTCCTGCCAACAAGGGTTCTGCGGGACGTGCATACAGCGCGTGCTGTCCGGTGAGGTAGAGCATCGCGATGAAACCCTCACCGAGCAACAGCGAGCGGCGGGCCACATGTTGGTGTGCGTTTCCCGGGCGACATCGGCGGGCGCCCGGATTGTGGTGGACCTATAG